The Qipengyuania aurantiaca genome contains the following window.
GTCGTTAACCTGCTTGAAACGGTCGAGATCGACCATCATCAGCGCGCAGACGCGCTTGTCATTACGGAAGTGCTTCAGCTTGGCATCGAGCTGCTTGTGCATCCGGTGCCGATTGGCGAGGCCGGTGAGGGAATCGTATTGCGAAAGCCGCTCCGCATCGCGCTGGGTCTCGCGCTGCGCCGTCACGTCCTTGGCACTACCGCGATAGCCCGAAAACCGGTTGCTGCGATCGAAGAGGGGTTTTCCGGCAAGTTCGATGTAACGATCCTCGCCGCGTATCGGCATCTTCACGCGCAGGTTGGAAATCGAGTTGCGGGCGCTGAGATAATAGGCGAGCGGGCGCACTTCGCGCTCGGCATCCTCTTCGCGGTCGCCCTTGTCGACATGGAACAGGTCGGTGACCGGCGTGCCGTAGAGCTCGTCCTCGGTCGACTGCAGCAGTTCGATGGCGCCTTGCGAGAGATAGATCAGCCGTCCCTGCGCATCGCTGGCCCAGAACCAGCCGAGGCCCGACTTTTCGAAGCTTTCGAGAAGTTCGATGCGGCGCGCGTGGTCGTTCAGCGCGATCGGCTCGCACTGGCCGTGGTCGTCTCCTGACCGCACAGCTTTCGCAGTTCTCGAAAAGAAGCCTGCCATTCGACCCCGTTACCGACCCCATGCTTCGCCCGCTTGCACGGGCATCCTTATGAGGTCCTCCACTACGCAAAATTCCTTACCAATTGCATAACCATAGGATCGCCGAGAAGCCGCGGCTTCACCGGCAACGCTTGCCTCGGCCCGCCTTGCGCGGCAAGGTGCCGCCAAGTCGCTGGGAGACGATCGTCAATGCGCCATATCGCCATCGTGGGTTCGGGTCCGGCCGGCTATTACACGGCTGAAGCGGCGGGCAAGCAATGGGGCGAGGATGTGCGGGTCGATGTCTTCGACAGCCTGCCGGTTCCCTATGGCCTCATCCGCACCGGTGTCGCACCCGATCACCAGTCGATCAAGAAAGTGGCCATGCGGTACGAGAAGACCGCGCTGACCGACAACGTGCGCTTCGTCGGCAATGTATCGGTCGGCAAGGACGTCTCCATTGGCGAATTACAAGACCTCTACGACGCGGTCATCCTCGCCACCGGTGCGCCGCACGATCGCACGCTCGGCCTCGATGGCGAGGATCTGGGCAATGTCTTCGGCAGCGCCGCCTTCGTGGGCTGGTACAACGGCCATCCGCAGTTTGCGCAGCTCAATCCCGACCTGTCGGGCCGGCACGCGGTCGTCATCGGCATGGGCAATGTCGCGCTGGACGTGGCACGCATCCTCTCCAAGACCGACAGCGAGTTCGAAGGCTCCGATATCGTCACCCATGCGCTCGAGGCCTTGGCCGGATCGAACCTTGAGACGATCACCATCCTCGGACGACGCGGGCCGCACCAGATCATGATGACACCCAAGGAATTGGGCGAGCTCATGCACCTCGAACGCGCCAGCCCCTTCGTAGCCGAGGCCGACCTGCCGGCAGAAGGCGACGACGCGATCCTCGAACCGGGCCTGCGCAAATCGGTCACGCTGCTGCGTGAATTCGCCGCCATTCCCCAGAGTATCTATGGCGAAAAGCCCATCACCATCGAGTTCGACTTCTTCGCCAATCCGAAGGCAATTGTCGGTTCTTCGGGCAAGGTGACAGGTGTCGAGGTCGAGCGCACCACTATCGAGAAAGGCCGCGCGGTCGGCACGGGCGACACCTACATCGTGCCCGCCGATCTGGTCGTGACCTGCATCGGCTACCGTTCTTCGCCCATCGAAGGCGTGCCCTTCGACGAGCGCGCCGGACGCTTCGCCAACGATGAGGGCCGCATCCTTCCGGGCCTCTATTGCGTCGGCTGGGCCAAGCGCGGTCCCACCGGGACCATCGGCACCAACCGCCCCGACGGGTATGGCGTCATCGAACTCGTCGCCGAAGACATCGGCATGGGGGCGCGCAAGCGTGGCCGCGACGGTTTCGACGCGCTGGCCGAGGACCGCGGTCTCGACATTGTCACCTTCCGCGACTGGCAGCGGATCGAAGAGGCCGAGAACGCGGCTGCCCGAACCGGCTCGCCGCGCGAGAAATTCGTCGATATCGAAAGCATGATTGCCGCGCTAAGGTAACGCATTCGGAACGGCAGGGTCGCACCACTCGTTCAGCTTGAAACGCCATAAAAGAGGATAGACCCGCCCATGCCTAGGCTCGAAGACGAAGCTGCCCAGCACACCAGCGCCCTCGGCCCGCTAATCGGCCTCACGCGCGAGGATATTTTTGGCGCGGTCGCCGTGATGCTGCGCGAAACGGCTTCCGATCCGCAGCGGCTGATGAAACACAGCCAGGCGATGGGCGAGGACATGATCAAGATCATGACTGGAAAGAGCGACCTCGCCCCCGATCCCAAGGATCGCCGGTTCCAGGATCCGACCTGGCAGTACAACCCCTTCATGCGCGCCGGGATGCAGTATTACCTAGCGGTCCAGAAGGGCGCTTCCCGGTGGCTTGAGGACCTGGAGCTCGACGAGCTGGAAAAGGACCGCGCGCGCTTCATCTCCAACATCATCATCGACAGTCTTGCCCCCACCAACACGCTGATCGGCAACCCCAGCGCACAGAAGATGGCGATCACCAGTGGCGGCCTCTCTCTCGTGAAGGGCCTTAAGAACGCCTACGACGACATGGTCCACAACAAGGGCATGGTCAGCCAGGTCGACAAGAAGCCATTCAAGCTGGGCGAGAATATCGCGACCTCTAAGGGCGACGTCGTCTTGCGCACCGAGATGATGGAGCTGGTGCATTACGCGCCGACGACGGACGAGGTCTACGAGATCCCGCAGCTCACCATCCCGCCGCAGATCAACAAGATGTACATCAACGACCTGTCCCCTGAAAAATCGGTGGTGAAATACCAGGTCGACAACGGCATCCAGACATTCGTCATCAGCTGGAAGAACCCCACCCCCGAACAGGGCGAGTGGGATATGGCCGATTACGTCCGCTCCTGCCGCGAGGCGATGGAGGCGGTCTCCAAGATCACCGGTTCGAAGAAGGTCAATGTCTCGGCCGGCTGTTCGGGCGGGCAAACCGCCGCAATGCTGGCCAGCAAGATGGCCGCCGACGAGGACGATCTGCTCGGCGCGCTGACGCTGATGGTCTGCGTCCTCCATCCCAAGCAGAACGATATCGAGGCTGGCTCGCTGGTGAGCGAGAACGGCCTCGCCCTCGCCCGCCGTCGCGCTTCCAAGAAGGGCGTGATCAAGGGCGACGATCTTGCACGCGGTTTCGCCTGGTTGAGGCCCAACGACCTCATCTGGAACTACGTCATCAACAACTACCTGCTCGGGCAGGACCCACCGGCGTTCGACGTGCTTTTCTGGAACGCCGACGCGACCAATCTTTCGGGCGCGCTGATGGGCGATTTCCTGACCGTGTTCGAAACGCTCGCCTTCACCAAGCAAGGCGAGGTCGAGATGGTCGACCACAAGATCGACCTTTCCAAGGTCACCAGCGACCTCTTCATCCTCGGCGGCGTGACCGATCACATCACCCCGTGGAAAGCCACCTATCGCTCCACCCGCCTGTTCGGTTCGAAGGACATTACCTACGTTCTGTCGCATTCCGGGCACATGCAGGCGATTCTGAACCCGCCGGGTAACCCCAAGGCAAGGTACTACATCCAGAAGGATGCGAAGAAGAAACTGCCCGAGACGGCGGACCAGTGGCTGGAAGGTTCGGAAGAGGTCGCCGGTTCGTGGTGGCCCTACTGGATGAACTGGCTGCAGACCCGCGCTGGCGAGAAGAAGAAGGCTCCGGCGAAAACGGGGAACAAGGAGTTCAAGCCACTGGACCCCGCCCCCGGACTCTACGTTATGGAAGCCTGCTAGGTTGAAAAAGGATTGCGTGTGACCGCTTCGAAGGACGAACCCATGACCGCGAAGATCGAGATGATCGAGGCAGGCGGTCGCACCTTGCGGGTAGCGCATTGGCGTCTGGACAAGCCTTCGGACCACGCGCCGATC
Protein-coding sequences here:
- a CDS encoding FAD-dependent oxidoreductase translates to MRHIAIVGSGPAGYYTAEAAGKQWGEDVRVDVFDSLPVPYGLIRTGVAPDHQSIKKVAMRYEKTALTDNVRFVGNVSVGKDVSIGELQDLYDAVILATGAPHDRTLGLDGEDLGNVFGSAAFVGWYNGHPQFAQLNPDLSGRHAVVIGMGNVALDVARILSKTDSEFEGSDIVTHALEALAGSNLETITILGRRGPHQIMMTPKELGELMHLERASPFVAEADLPAEGDDAILEPGLRKSVTLLREFAAIPQSIYGEKPITIEFDFFANPKAIVGSSGKVTGVEVERTTIEKGRAVGTGDTYIVPADLVVTCIGYRSSPIEGVPFDERAGRFANDEGRILPGLYCVGWAKRGPTGTIGTNRPDGYGVIELVAEDIGMGARKRGRDGFDALAEDRGLDIVTFRDWQRIEEAENAAARTGSPREKFVDIESMIAALR
- a CDS encoding PHA/PHB synthase family protein; this encodes MPRLEDEAAQHTSALGPLIGLTREDIFGAVAVMLRETASDPQRLMKHSQAMGEDMIKIMTGKSDLAPDPKDRRFQDPTWQYNPFMRAGMQYYLAVQKGASRWLEDLELDELEKDRARFISNIIIDSLAPTNTLIGNPSAQKMAITSGGLSLVKGLKNAYDDMVHNKGMVSQVDKKPFKLGENIATSKGDVVLRTEMMELVHYAPTTDEVYEIPQLTIPPQINKMYINDLSPEKSVVKYQVDNGIQTFVISWKNPTPEQGEWDMADYVRSCREAMEAVSKITGSKKVNVSAGCSGGQTAAMLASKMAADEDDLLGALTLMVCVLHPKQNDIEAGSLVSENGLALARRRASKKGVIKGDDLARGFAWLRPNDLIWNYVINNYLLGQDPPAFDVLFWNADATNLSGALMGDFLTVFETLAFTKQGEVEMVDHKIDLSKVTSDLFILGGVTDHITPWKATYRSTRLFGSKDITYVLSHSGHMQAILNPPGNPKARYYIQKDAKKKLPETADQWLEGSEEVAGSWWPYWMNWLQTRAGEKKKAPAKTGNKEFKPLDPAPGLYVMEAC